Part of the Triticum aestivum cultivar Chinese Spring chromosome 4D, IWGSC CS RefSeq v2.1, whole genome shotgun sequence genome is shown below.
TCGCCGCAGATCAAAAGAGATACTAGATCGCCTTCCCTTCCCGCAACAAAAAGAAAGAAGGGGAATATTATATATTGTactgtaaaaagaaaagaaaagagaagaaaagagaagGCTGGATAGACACGCAATACACACTTTGGATATTACTACCCCCTGGCCCTGCCAGGGCCCGGCCCACACTCACTGCCGGTGATGGATTTCTTTTCGGGGGAGCCATTCTATGCCAAACTTGGCGTTTGGACTCTACCACCTTTCCCCACTTGTTTCCCGTCCCCCATATAACACAGTGAAGTACCACCTCCACCTAGCTAGCTAGCTTCTTCATCTTTACCCCCACACGCTCTGACACTCCTCACATAGAGAGAAGTGCGTACAGAGATCAAGCTgtgtagagagagagagtgagagagagatgatGGAGGTGGGCATGGCGATGAAGGTGGTGCTAAGCCTATGCTGCGTGGGGGCGTGCTCCCTCGCGATCTACCTCTACTACACCGTCTGGGTGGTGCCGCAGAGGCTCCTTGCCGGGTTCAGGAGGCAGGGCATCGGAGGCCCGCGCCCGTCTTTCCCTTACGGCAACATCGCCGACATGAGGGAGGCGGTCGCCGCCGCAAAGTCGGCTCCCCGAGCCGGCGGCCGCATCGTCCACGACTACCGCCCAGCCGTGCTGCCCTTCTACGATAAATGGAGGAAAGAGCATGGTATATATGTGTCTCCGGCCATCAGCTTATATTTTTGCTTTATTCATCCTTTTGAAGCATCTTCTTCCTGTTGCATACATACATATTTAGCTTACTAATTTTTCAGTCTAGTTCTTTTCCCTGAAAAACAAAGTCATCTTCATATTTCTCACCCCTCATGCCCCCCATCTGGCATCGGCCACCAAATAGTTTGCAGCGTTGCTCCCAAAGAAGAGAGGGAGCTTATCtaattgttttttgttgttgttgttgagggaaggaGCTTAGTAGTAAGCACTAACAGAGCCCAAAGATGCTTGATTGTTTATATTAGCACATACATATTTAGCCGAATGATTGATTCATTCTAGTGTTGGACACTAAGCTGGTGTACTCCATATAGCAACAAACATAGGTTGGCCATTTTAAAATTCTGGCATCATCAAGTGCAATCTCTCTCAGGACCCGACAATGATGAGGTTCCAGCTGAGCAGTAGGAGTATTAAATAAATAAATGGTTTCCTTAAATAAATCAACCTGTCAATCCGTATTTGTGATGTGGATCTTAAGTGAATTCTAGAAGTTGCAACGTCGACAGGTCGACTAAACTTGTGGTGGTCTCGTGCTGCTGAATTTCAGAATTTGGCCTTTCCTGTTGCTGCATGACACTGTTGGATAGCAAGGATGCATGTATATTACTAATATTATTAGGTGAGCTAGGCGCCATCAGCTTGCAAGATTTAACTGATCTCTCGGACCCACCCTACTAAAACTGAACGACCTTGCTATAGGTACGACAGAGTGCCTATCCAACACTGTACGATTAGAGACAATCCTAGATAATTCAGTTTGTGGGTCATATCATTTAGAGATGATTTACTCTCTGGTCGTATTGGTCGGACGAAAACACCATCGTACGCAGAGCAGTTTCAAAAACTGGATGATGTAATAGGAGAGGACATGCGCGCCCACAAAGAACAACAAACCCAACCCCCTATACGATAGTACTTCTATTTTGTTttataaaaggaaaaaaacaaaccaCGTAACTGTAGAGAGCTGAAATGAGTCAAGGCGATGAACTCCTTGTACTTGTAGATCCTATCCTCTAGTTTTGGCGTGATGCAAACGATGTAGCCGTGAGCTAGCCACGCTCGGAAAGTTTGGGTTTGAGCGTTGGTTTTGATGACAGCATGTGCATCCATCCAAGCTCCCTCAAAATAAATCTTGTTCGTcctttgatgcatgcatgtataGATAGCGGCTAGCTTGCAAGTAACAATATGTAACTTGATGCACTAAGCAGAAAAGACACAATCAAGTCACATGGAAATGGTCGATACTACCGGAGATTAGATTAGAAGAGTAATTTCAGATTATCCATGATGATACATACGATACGATACGATACGATAGAGGCGAAACAAACAGTAGGCAGCCCCGACATATCACGTCAGGTGGGTGGGTACGCAACGCAACATAGAGTACGTACTACGAGACCACCTCTGGCTTCCCAACGCCAGCAACAGCAACGCCATCCATTCCTCCACCGGTGCGGTGTCCGCGCCGGGGTGGATCATGTCATGTGTGGACCGCCAGAGACGATTGGACCGCCGGCACGTCCATGTCGCGCGCGCgcagaggacttgggagccggagCTGGAGCTATCGCCCCCGTGTGCGCCTGCATGCATGCGCGTGGGCTCGCGCCTCATTTGGCCGCCGCCAGCCAGAGCGCGCGAGCTCCCGTCCACCGCTTTGCGGAGGGGCGCGTGATGAGGCGATCGGCCGATGGAGACGCCGCTCCCTCAACTTGGCTGCCTGCCGGTTGTGTCGTCTCGTCTGTCCCATTCCGCACGCCTGCGCTTTCACCTTTTCTTTTCTTGAGCGGCGTGACTGGATCGCCATTCGCCGGGAGGAGCCGGACTCCTGTTGGATGCCCACCGTCGTGTCGGTTTGCGGTCGTTCCGCCGAGGTAATCCAACAGAGCCGTCGATGGTGACCGGCAAGCCAATGGCAATGGCAGGAACGATCCCTAGCTAGATAGATTCctgctctcttttttctttttctttttgactgACTGATGAAACGGAATACACTCATTATTTTCTCAACAGTACAGTACATCTTGATTCTATGTAGTATGATGAACATGTATTTTTGGGCGGGGTTCATTCATTAACCTGGTGGCTCGACATCAAGTGCAGGTCCAGTGTTCACTTACTCCATGGGGAACGTGGTGTTCCTTCACGTGAGCCGGCCAGACGTGGTCCGGGACATCAACCTCTGCGTCTCGCTGGACCTCGGCAAGAGCTCCTACCTAAAGGCCACGCACGAGCCACTGTTTGGCAGAGGCATCCTCAAGTCCAACGGCGAGGCTTGGGCCCACCAGAGGAAGATCATTGCGCCCGAGTTCTTTCTCGACAAGGTCAAGGTACGTAGCATTCTCAGCTCCAGCTAGATAATGCGTCGTGAGTGTTCTCATTTGGTTTGGACCATGCATGCCCGGCAGCAAAACAACATTCCGATCCAGCTAGACAGTGTCTGATAAGATTCTAGTAATTAGGACCACTTACAGCAAGTAATCCTGCATTATTCTGCGCTGCTGTTGTACAGTACTCTATTTAAGAGCAGCATATATACAGCTAGACTCATTTTGTATCTTCATATATATAACCAAACCAGGGAATGGTGGATCTGATGGTAGATTCTGCACAAACACTGCTCGAGTCATGGGAAGCGAGGGTCGACAAGAGTGGCGGCACTCTAGACATCAAGATTGACGACGACATAAGAGCCTACTCCGCAGATGTCATCTCCAGGACATGCTTCGGAAGCAGCTACGTCAAAGGAAAGAAGATCTTCTTGAAGCTCAGAGAGCTGCAGAAGGCCGTGTCCAAGCCAAACGTGCTAGCTGAAATGACCGGCCTAaggttaaaaaaatgttcatcaaaatgtAGAAACTCTCACAATTCACCATTTTCGTCGGTGAAGGAACATAGACTAAGATCCTCATTCTGCAGGTTCTTTCCTACCAAGAAGAACAGGCAGGCGTGGGGGCTTCACAAACAAGTGCACAGACTGATACTAGAGATCGTCAAGGAAAGCGGAGAGGACAAGAATTTACTGCGTGCGATACTTCACAGCGCAAGCAGCAGCAAGCTGGGGCTCCGCGAGGCAGAGAACTTTATAGTGGACAACTGCAAGAGCATATATTTTGCAGGATACGAGAGCACAGCTGTGACAGCTGCCTGGTGCCTAATGCTCCTTGGCCTGCACCCAGAATGGCAGGACCGGGTCCGGCAAGAGGTCCTGGACGTCTGCGGGGGCCGTCCACTAGACTCCCAATCacttcagaacatgaagaacgtaTGTTACATATGCTCCCCCATCTTCAGAAGCTGATCATATTATGATGATAGCCTACTGACTTGAACTTCACCTTTGGAAATACAGCTGACGATGGTGATTCAGGAAACCCTGAGGCTGTACCCAGCAGGCGCCTTTGTGTCAAGGATGGCCCTTCAGGAACTGAAGCTGGGGGGTGTGCACATACCGAAAGGCGTCAACATCTACATCCCTGTCTCCACAATGCACCTTGACCCCAAGCTGTGGGGTCCTGATGCCAAGGAGTTCAACCCGGCACGCTTCTCCGACGCTCGACCCCAGCTGCACTCTTACTTGCCGTTTGGCGCCGGCGCTCGGACCTGCCTCGGCCAAGGGTTCGCCACGGCGGAGCTCAAGATACTCATATCTCTCATCATCTCCAACTTTGCGCTCAAGCTCTCGCCGCTCTATCAGCATTCCCCAGCGCTGAAACTCATAGTGGAGCCGGAGTTCGGCGTCGACCTCACCTTAACCAAAGTGCACACTGCTTCTACTACTACTACATACTAGGAGAGGCAATGTGGCCTCGATATAATAATGTTAGCATCCGTCCTGGCTCATGCAAAGAAATTTGTACGTACGTACGTAGTTTAATCAATGAATGCAGCTTGCTTGAGAGAATGTACAGATACACACGTTCGAATTTGTTCAGATATGATCGTTCTCGTGGGTATGTTAAGGTTCAGCTGAACTAGAGGAAGGTGCCAGATGAGTAAATGTCCTAATCTTTCATTCAAGAAAACAGTCGCAGCTGTTATCATGAGTACCCAGGTCAAAATACAACACCAATTACAAGACTAGAGTGTAGTAAGCATGTGAATAAAGGAAAACAAAATCCTGTGTGGAGCACTAAGCGTGCAGCATACTTTTGTCCAACTTGCAACACAAAATGTGTGAATGGGTCAATCATCCTTCTCACATAGCTTGATCATCATCTAAAGTTGAGAAGCTCAGCAAGAGTTTAAATATAAAAGCAGTGCCAGCACAATGTATACAGTACTACAACAAAAAACACCTTCACAAAAACAACCGAAAACAAGAGACTAGGCTCAAAATGATTCCCAAGGAAAAGGATATACAATCAACAACTAAGACGGCAAATAAGGCAAAACTACAGAAAACGTTGGTTCTGCCACCAGATAATGTCATTAACCGTAAGCAGTACCGATGTTTAAATTAGACTGAACATTTACATGGTGATCAAGGTAGCGTAAGTGCATACCCCCACACCAATAGCAACAGATGCATGCATGATTCACAAGTCATACAGGAGGAAAGATTACCCTCAGAGCAAGGAGGGATTTACAGCAACAAAGCCAACAGGCATTCAAGTCAGCGTGAACATCCTTGCAGCAACTTTTGAACACGATTAGCTTTCACATAATGCTGGAACTGAAATCAGTTCAACTCAACAGCAGAGACACGACAAAGAGCCTCAGCCTGACACCATTTTCACAACAATGATAAGAACATTAAGCGCTATCAAGGGCATCCGCAAAAACTGAGTGGCGTAGATGAGCCCCACGATCTGCCCCTTCAACGACTTTGTTTGCCCATTTCCTGAAACTTCAGACATGCTCCATCCCCTGGGACCAAGAAAGCGGTCTTCATTCAGGATCGCCAAAGAATTTGCAAGAAGCAAAAAACCCTCCAGCAGCATCCACAAGCCCATCTCTGTATATGAATACCATAACTCTGTTAGTTGAAATTTTTGGTACTTATGTGCCACCAATCATAACTGAACCAACAGACAATTCTGTCAGCATGGATTCAACATAGCAAAGTAACATCATCTTCTGAAACATAAACATGACTGGACAAGAAAATACACTAACACATACGTTATGACTTCCACCAGGCCCAGATGTGGCACTAGAATGTTAATGATATACCATGAAGTTTCTAAAGTAAATTTCAAGGTTCACTGGGAAAGATCCCTCCGTCACAGGAATGCCCATGTCAGCAAACCATCACTACGGAAATAAGGTGACCAACACTGAGAAATTCACACTAGGGAGTATATGAACAACTAGGGAATTTCTGAAAATCACGCTAATTAATAGGGAACAATCCAAGGACTGCAAACCAGGGTGCCGTACCAGGCGGGCAGGCCTAGCGCGAAGCACAGGGcccatttttttcaaaaataaactgCTATTTGTAGTATCACTTCAGGATAACTGAGGATGGTAACAGCGAAGAAAGATATGGTAGGACTCAATTGTTCACAGCAGACAAAAAAGGCTAGAGCAGTCCGAATTACAATCCAGGCAAACTAGGGGTTCGCTTACCGGCAAAAGGAATCGAAATCAGATGGATGTTTGACTGGTGATGGGGATTTGAAGTTCCAAAAACAGGGTTATGGATTACGGTGGAAATAAACTAAGGTAGCGAGAAGCCCTGAGCCCCTGACaaactgttttttttttcttttcggctTAGGAAATTCAAGCTTACTATCAGTCTTGAGTTGTGCAAAGTGCTTAACACCCCTAGACTTTGATGGTCTTTTTTGATTTATATCATGGCCATATAGGAACACAAAACAGCAACCAAACCAGCAGCTTGCACTATCAGCGTATCTCGTTATCTCGGGTCTTGCCGTTGTCATCCATCTATATAAATTCAGGACAGATTTTATAAACTAATAAAGGCATGGGCACTGATAATATTGACATCATTTGCatcatcaaaacaaaataaaatatatgCACAAATTATTCAGGAAGTTAACATATTGAATTTTTGTGATTGCATAACTATTTTTTTCTACCTACTGATTCCTTCTAATTTCCACAAGCTAGCAAACTCTTGGGGACAGATCACACAGATCCATGATAATCACAAAAATTACTAGCCCAATAGCTCACATAGATGCATGCTAATCACACAGATCCATAGGAGGAGGAGATTCGGGACAGAGCATGTGGATGGCGGCTGTGGGCGTGCGTGTGCGTGCGGGGCAGGGGTGAACGCGCGTGCTCGCGCATGGGTGCGTGTGGGTGCTCGCGCCTGTACAGGGGCGAGGGGAGCATCTCCCATGGCCACGGCAGCCATGGCAGGGAGCTCGGCTCCGACCAAAACGCGCGCAGGGAACGGCAGCACCCCGCCTAGCCGCCTGCTCACATCGGCATCGGCAGAAGCAGCAGCGCAAGGGGAAGAGGGAGATGAGAGGGATccgagagggaggggaggaggagagttCAACCTCTGCGCGGTGAGGATGCGCGCCGGCGACGTGCTTgcgaggcgacggggcggcgagATCCGTCCGCAGGAGAGAGGAGAGGAGTGAGGAGAGCGACGCGAATGCGGGTGTGAATCGACAGGGAGAGAAACCCTAGTCCTCTTGCTCGCGTGGGTGCAGGCGTTTTTTTACACAACCTTGCAAACTTTATTAAGTCGTCACAAGTTTACAGGACGAAGAGAAGATCCTAATGGCGAACAGGAGACCATGCTCTATGAGAGTGTGAGCCTTTACATTTGATATTCTTAAGACCAACTTTAATAGGGCGACCCATTTTGTCCGCCGCCGTCgtgccgacccaaatggacgcgcGTCTGCTTTTCGTCCGCGTGCGACTCATTCCCGATCCATTTTTTAGGCGGATTTACGTCGGTGCGGACACGTGACGGACGCGCGCACGCTCGCCTTCTCCTCCCGGGCTCGctagtcggtggcacattggcctcccctcatccaacagcaaccctcgcccgcctccttcgtcgccgacgccgccgcccattttgccggcgactctgccagctgccggcgcctccacatccgcccaacAACGCCGCCCATTCCCACGtcgcccgccaccgccgtcttAACGCTGGGGAGCCGACTGCTTCccaccccgcgcccccaccccccaccacacagccgcccgcgaccaagaagccgcctTGCTGCCCCGGCCAGATCCTCACTGGCACGCTCATCGGACGCCGACCCACTCGTCGGACGCTGGCtgggcagctagctggtccgtgcacgccgcgactcccttcgccggccgtctccttcgtcgacgcccgcaagttgttcgacagtttgccaaggtgcaaaatggactccgccgacgagttctttttcacaatttcctttgcgactccgacgattcgttgtccgacgaggaggaggagatattggttgccgtgttggtccatcaccacctcaacagccagcggccgttgttctgtgcctccattccgggccaccttctgGCATTgcatcgcaaccgagagagcggttatttccttctttggaaggactactttgatacaacaaacccgttgttcaaacatcaaaaattccgccgccgtttccgtatgagtaggcatcttttcaaccgtattagagagggggtggtcggctattatgactatttcgagtgcaaagaggatgccgttggcaagattgatttctcctcttatcagaaatgcactgccgccatccgaaggcttgcatacggagtgcccggtgatctcattgacgagtacatccgtatgagcgagtctacatgcctagagtccctgtataagttctacaaggctgttattgctgtgtttggccctgagtacttgagagagccaacagctgaagatacagcccgtttgttggtgatgaatgccagcagggcttcccagggatgcttggcagcatagactgcatgcactgggagtgcaAGAACTGCTCTTCTGCTTGGTAAGGGCAGTATAAaggccatgtcagggcttgcactgtcatactagagccGTGGCGTCTCGAGATCTCTGGATcaggcactctttctttggcatgcctggatcacacaatgatatcaacgtgcttcagcgctcgccggtgtttgctaggcttgccgaaggcaacggcccaccggtgaactttactgtcaacggccacaactacgacaaaggatactacctgggtgacggtatctatccttagtggaccactattgtcaagacaatacccaaccctgtcggagagaagaggaaaagatttgcccaagagcaagagagtgctaggaaggatatcgagcgtgcctttggtgttttgcaatctcgatggggcatcgttcggtatcctgttaatacctggagcacgcagaaactgtgggaggtgatgactgcttgtgtgatcatgcacaatatgatcgtagaagacaagcgtccggaacgtctgtacgatcaagggtttcagtttcagggtgagcaTGTCGTGCATGggcatggaggagcggcaacgtttgaacagttcacccaatttcatcatgacatgcgtgattgggaaactcacgtgcaactccaaaatgatttggttgagcacatgtgggctcatgttggcaaccaatagatgtatcttcttttatttgtttgcaaaactatgtgagatattttttttattcggcttgtaaaactatgctattTTATTCGGTTCAAACTATACTATTTTATTCGGTTCAAACTATGTTATTTGACAAATTCATCAATGCAAAGTAGGGCGGCCAGCCAGCCACGccggcacatatgggtcggcgcgctgccgacccatatctaaaacagggcggacgctgggcgggcggccgacccaaatggacaaaGAGCGGACGAAATCGTCGTCTGTTtaggtcgccccattggagttgctctaaattcATAACTAAGAGCATGTCTAACAGACCATGTATACTCGTGCGAACTGTAAAATTTTGGTGACTATACGGGTTTGACCATTTTTTGGGTCAGACTAGAGCCCGTATAGTCGCCCGGCCCGTAAACAATTTTACGGTGGCCCACATACcacggccccctccccgaggcggtaTATCTAGGGGTTTGCCGCGAGTATATGGGCCAAAACCCTATCCCCTCGCCGCCGCGATTCCCCATTCCCCATTCCCCTTTCCAATTTCTCGTCGCCGGTGAGAAATCCGCCACCCCCGCCCACCGATCTGTGACGATATGGAGCTCTGGTCGGCGCGGTGACGGCGAAGACCCAGAGCGCAAGCGCTGCATCACCTCCGACGCGGCGCGCAAGCGCGCGGCCAAGCGCTACACCAAGTACGGGCTCCCGGTGCCGCTGTCCCTCCTCCACCACGTGATGGAGGAGTACGGCCTCCGCCATGCGCAGCGCTCCGGCGCGGGGAGCTCATCCAGCACAGGGAGCTCTTCCGGCGCGGGACTGCTTCCGGTAAAGGAGAGGGAGTCAGGCAAGCTCCGCGCCGTCAAGATCGAGCCGGGAGGAGCGCCCATGCGGCCGCGGCGTTATCGGCCCGGAGGACTACCTCATTGGGCCCAACACGGAGGCCTTCGAGGCGGCGCTCACCGAGCGCATTGCGCGtgagagcaggaggaggaggacgtgcGTCGCCGGCGGGACGAGGAGCTCAGTGACCTCCTCTTCGAGCAGGCGCTCGCCACCGCTCACGAGTTCGACGAGAAGCAAGCTGCATGGCACCGCGAGTAGGAGTAGCAAGACAAGAAGTACATTGACCttgtctcctcctccgacgacgagtgagcgccgccgccgccgcagggtcGCCGCTGCACCCGGAGAGCTTCCGTGAGCTCCGATTGTGCCTAGATTAGGGTACGGCGCAATGTAATATAACTTTCCAAATGTAGCTATGATCGAACTATGAATGTAGTATGTGTTCTTCAATTTCACCCGGAAATGCTTTCTTTTAAAATTTACGGTTTCAAATACGGTCTCAGTTCAGCCGCAGAAGAATTCACCCCTCAAACCTCTAATCTCTCGGCCCTTATTCACGATATAAGGGCCACTGCTATACGTGGTCTATTAGAACTGCTCTAAAGATGCTAGAAGCAAAATCTAATAAGTAACTTTGATATCTGTGGTAATAGCTCCATACGTAGCTGAGCTCCTGCTCTTGATTTTCTCCACAATCAACTTGCAGTCTGAAAAGACGAAAATATGATGAGCATAAAGGTCCTGCACAAGAGCTAACGCTTCCATGATGGCTAGAACCTCAAGTGTAGAAGGATCAACCACGTGTGGAAATATCTCGCAAAAAACACGTATGGAAAGAACATCGTAGACGCGCACATGAACGTTCCCCCGGTCTCGGCATATTGCACCGACCGTGCCGCAAATTCCATCTCTTGATATCGTTACATCAACGTTAATTTTCACATGATTTGCCAGCAGAGGGATCCACTGGCTTGGCCTTGGTACTCGAGCTGTCTAAGTAGACACCGTGTGCTTATGTGGAAATTCAATATCTGACAAAAAAGACATAACAAACCATGGGTAGTTGACGTGCTTTGaaatagggacaattgcatttttactcctagttggttcctacccacgggttttgcccttacttttcgagctttgctcagttttgcccttactttttccaccgaggtccctcgaatgccctttgaccgtttgaccaaaactttgaaaattcataattaattcatatgaactcagaaaaatgcaaataagatatcaaaatgttcagataaacattacctttatgtgcatatcatttgcattcaggacaaaagcaccctttaaactacctgaggtagttaatgttattaacattattaaaaataacaaggtataaacaatatttttttcatgaataaaagttacatgcaaatgtaggtgatgttttctgaacatcccaatatcttatttgcatttttctgagttcgtatcaacttgttatgaagtttccaaataatggtcaaagtcgttcgaacattcttaacaagatgatacgaactcagaaaaatgcaaataagatatctggatgttcagaaaacaccacctacatttgcatataatttttattcatgaaaaaaatattgtttatacctttttatttttaataatgttaataacattaattacctcagatagtttaaagggtgcttttttcctgaatgcaaatgatatgcacataaaggtaatgattatctaaacattttgatatcttatttttattttcctgagttcatatgaattagttatgaattttcaaagttttggtcaaacggtcaaagggcattcgagggaccatgacggaaaaagtaagggcaaaactgagcaagctcaaaaagtaagggcaaaatccgtgggtaggaaccaactaggggtaaaaatgcaattgtccctttgaAATATGTCCTCATGAATTGCCTTCGTTCGGGAGCTTTATCTTTCCCATAATGTGAAGATCAACCGTGTAAACTCATCCTACAACAGTGTGTCATTTCTGGCAAATAGCCACTCCTTTGCATTGGGCTCGGTGTTTTGGCACATATGTTCGACCATTTGCTCATCTGAGAGGGCCTAAACACTTCTAGACGTGCTACACTCAAGTAAATTGTGTCTCCAGCTGTCCGCTTCTCCGCACAACGCACATACAGGAGAAGTAGCCATGTTGCGATGATCAAGCAAGTCATTGGTCGGGAGAGACTGTCGAGCCAATCTCCAAGAAAATACTTTTAGTTTAGAAGAAACACACATCCTCCAAATTGACTCCCAGTCGTTCGAGTTTTGCTGCCTGTTGGAGATGCCATGTTGTGCCTCCAGCCATTCTTCACCTAGGTTTTTTGTATTAAGGATCATGTTGTATGTTGGTCGTACGAAAAATCGTCTCTTCTGATTCGTTGCCCAAGCCCAGAAGTCAAAAACTCATCGGGTGCGAATGGGTATTCTCAAGATCGCTTC
Proteins encoded:
- the LOC123097572 gene encoding cytochrome P450 714B3 isoform X2; this encodes MMEVGMAMKVVLSLCCVGACSLAIYLYYTVWVVPQRLLAGFRRQGIGGPRPSFPYGNIADMREAVAAAKSAPRAGGRIVHDYRPAVLPFYDKWRKEHGPVFTYSMGNVVFLHVSRPDVVRDINLCVSLDLGKSSYLKATHEPLFGRGILKSNGEAWAHQRKIIAPEFFLDKVKGMVDLMVDSAQTLLESWEARVDKSGGTLDIKIDDDIRAYSADVISRTCFGSSYVKGKKIFLKLRELQKAVSKPNVLAEMTGLRFFPTKKNRQAWGLHKQVHRLILEIVKESGEDKNLLRAILHSASSSKLGLREAENFIVDNCKSIYFAGYESTAVTAAWCLMLLGLHPEWQDRVRQEVLDVCGGRPLDSQSLQNMKNLTMVIQETLRLYPAGAFVSRMALQELKLGGVHIPKGVNIYIPVSTMHLDPKLWGPDAKEFNPARFSDARPQLHSYLPFGAGARTCLGQGFATAELKILISLIISNFALKLSPLYQHSPALKLIVEPEFGVDLTLTKVHTASTTTTY
- the LOC123097572 gene encoding cytochrome P450 714B3 isoform X1, whose product is MMEVGMAMKVVLSLCCVGACSLAIYLYYTVWVVPQRLLAGFRRQGIGGPRPSFPYGNIADMREAVAAAKSAPRAGGRIVHDYRPAVLPFYDKWRKEHGPVFTYSMGNVVFLHVSRPDVVRDINLCVSLDLGKSSYLKATHEPLFGRGILKSNGEAWAHQRKIIAPEFFLDKVKGMVDLMVDSAQTLLESWEARVDKSGGTLDIKIDDDIRAYSADVISRTCFGSSYVKGKKIFLKLRELQKAVSKPNVLAEMTGLRLKKCSSKCRNSHNSPFSSVKEHRLRSSFCRFFPTKKNRQAWGLHKQVHRLILEIVKESGEDKNLLRAILHSASSSKLGLREAENFIVDNCKSIYFAGYESTAVTAAWCLMLLGLHPEWQDRVRQEVLDVCGGRPLDSQSLQNMKNLTMVIQETLRLYPAGAFVSRMALQELKLGGVHIPKGVNIYIPVSTMHLDPKLWGPDAKEFNPARFSDARPQLHSYLPFGAGARTCLGQGFATAELKILISLIISNFALKLSPLYQHSPALKLIVEPEFGVDLTLTKVHTASTTTTY
- the LOC123097573 gene encoding protein transport protein yos1, producing the protein MGLWMLLEGFLLLANSLAILNEDRFLGPRGWSMSEVSGNGQTKSLKGQIVGLIYATQFLRMPLIALNVLIIVVKMVSG